The sequence GCTCGATTTTCTTCCACGCCTTGGGACTGACCGAAATAAATCCGAGCCCGGGTGGTAACATCACGCCTTTTTGCGAACCGGTTAGAATGCAATCAACCCCCCATTGGTCCGGATAGCAAGGTTCGGCGCCAAGACCGCTGATTCCATCCACCACAAAAAGAGCCTCTGTTTTGGAAACAACTTTTCCAATGGCTTCAATATCATAAACGCAACCCGTAGAAGTTTCGGAAAGCTGGGTGAAAACCCCTTTTGCTTCTGGATTTTTTTTCAATGCCTCTTCTATTTGTGCGGGCTGAATCGCTTTTCCATATTCGATTTTAATCGGGATGACGTTCAAGTGAAAAGCTCTGGCAATTTCGCTCCAGCGCTCACCAAATTTTCCTCCCTCCACCACGAGAATTGTTTCTCCCTGGGAAGTAAGGTTGGCAATTGCCATTTCCATCACACCGGTGCCGGAGGACGGAACAAAATAAACCGGATTCTCTGTGACGAAAAAATATTTGAGGCCTTCCGCAACCTCTTTAATGACTTTCTGAAATTGGGGAGTCCGATGATGAATCATGGGAAGAGCCCCGGCAAGACTAATCTCCGAAGGAATAGCCGTCGGACCCGGCGATAAAATATAATTTTTCTTGATTTTCATGCGGCCGACATTATTTGGAGCGAACATAAAGTCAAGAATGAAGAAGAGAATTACAATCTTGACCCCTGTTACATTTAAGTTTACTATAGTTGACAGATAGAAGAAGAATCTATGTATTTACAAATACTTAAAAATATAATGGTTTCTAAAAAACTAAACAGATCCGATGTTGCCAATCTGGCCCGGGTTTCACGGGCGTGCGTCTCAAAATGGTTTCGCACCAAACAGGGATGGGTCAATGTCGAAAGCGATACACTCAGAAAACTTGCCACCGGGTTGAATATATCGCCCGATCTTTTTCTGAAAGAGAGGGCCGATTTGTCTGTGATGGAAACCCGTTTTTTATGGGATCGTCTCTATCCCGACATGGAAAATTT is a genomic window of Deltaproteobacteria bacterium containing:
- a CDS encoding helix-turn-helix transcriptional regulator; this encodes MYLQILKNIMVSKKLNRSDVANLARVSRACVSKWFRTKQGWVNVESDTLRKLATGLNISPDLFLKERADLSVMETRFLWDRLYPDMEN
- a CDS encoding alanine--glyoxylate aminotransferase family protein, which produces MFAPNNVGRMKIKKNYILSPGPTAIPSEISLAGALPMIHHRTPQFQKVIKEVAEGLKYFFVTENPVYFVPSSGTGVMEMAIANLTSQGETILVVEGGKFGERWSEIARAFHLNVIPIKIEYGKAIQPAQIEEALKKNPEAKGVFTQLSETSTGCVYDIEAIGKVVSKTEALFVVDGISGLGAEPCYPDQWGVDCILTGSQKGVMLPPGLGFISVSPKAWKKIEQSKNPRFYFDLKSYRKALQSDDSPYTPAISLLFQLQEALKIVKSETIEGVWARHGWLANATRAGVQALNLELFAERPGNILTSVKVPAGLDGEKIVKMMRDDLGVTIAGGQGEMKGKVLRIAHLGYVDRFDVIVGISALEIAMKRLGASVKLGTGLAAAQEALWQDPKGGL